Proteins from a single region of Ogataea parapolymorpha DL-1 chromosome IV, whole genome shotgun sequence:
- a CDS encoding putative oxidoreductase has product MSTPTTILNNGVVMPLVGLGTWQSKPNEVALAVEHALKNGYKHIDTAAIYGNEAEVGEGISKSGVPREDIFVTTKLWNSHHAPEDVLPALEESLKKLQLDYVDLYLMHYPLACDKAAFLESFASNPVDIDYVDTWKAMEKLLDTGKVRAIGISNFCLSETKRLLESCTIKPQVHQMEMHPYLKQDKFLEFHKENDIHVTAYSAFGNQNSTYEVGEEPKILEHPTVVAIAEKLGKTPAQVLVAWAVQRGTSVIPKSVTPKRIDENLGGQSVELSPEDFSAISDLGFQKRYSDFGPLVGYWYYRDLECPGKKP; this is encoded by the coding sequence ATGAGCACACCAACCACTATTCTCAACAACGGCGTTGTGATGCCGCTAGTCGGCCTCGGAACATGGCAATCCAAGCCCAATGAGGTTGCCCTTGCCGTCGAGCACGCGCTGAAAAACGGATACAAGCACATTGACACCGCCGCCATCTACGGAAACGAAGCTGAGGTTGGAGAGGGTATCAGTAAAAGCGGTGTTCCAAGAGAAGACATCTTTGTGACCACCAAACTATGGAACTCCCACCACGCGCCAGAGGACGTGCTGCCGGCATTGGAGGAGAGTTTGAAAAAACTGCAGTTGGACTACGTCGACCTCTACCTGATGCACTATCCGCTGGCGTGCGACAAGGCCGCCTTTCTGGAGTCGTTTGCGTCTAATCCCGTTGACATCGACTATGTGGACACTTGGAAAGCCATGGAGAAGCTTCTGGACACGGGCAAGGTTCGGGCGATTGGTATCTCAAATTTCTGCTTGAGCGAGACCAAAcggctgctggaaagcTGCACGATCAAGCCCCAGGTCCACCAGATGGAAATGCACCCATACCTCAAGCAggacaagtttttggagtTCCACAAGGAGAACGATATCCACGTGACTGCTTACTCTGCGTTTGGTAACCAGAACTCGACGTACGAAGTGGGTGAGGAACCTAAAATCCTCGAACACCCAACGGTGGTCGCCATCGCTGAAAAGCTGGGAAAGACTCCGGCACAGGTTTTGGTTGCGTGGGCGGTGCAGAGAGGCACGTCTGTGATCCCCAAGAGTGTCACTCCCAAGCGGATCGACGAAAATCTGGGCGGCCAGTCTGTGGAACTGTCGCCAGAGGACTTTTCCGCAATTTCTGACCTCGGCTTCCAAAAACGGTACTCCGACTTTGGCCCGCTAGTTGGGTATTGGTACTACAGAGACCTGGAGTGTCCGGGGAAAAAGCCATGA
- a CDS encoding flavonol synthase/flavanone 3-hydroxylase gives MESSVPIIDFNAFHEGTFEERRRVGEEVVKAMSEVGFLYIVNHGISAADQERMFEWSKAFFELSEEQKLKCEHPKDGAHHRGWSHVGREKVVQMVFDRTQIEQLRKIPDVKESFDLGNEETKELENFWPDETDIPAFKEYCLYYFKLCTVLSKKILRAIALGMGLDEEFLTSYHTRSNNQLRLLHYPPTPVEDLKSGKAERIAAHTDFGTFTMLLQDSCGGLQVESPHNKGHFLPAPYVPGSLVINTGDFLMRWSNDKLKSTLHRVTAPPVDQGTGMTRVRYSIPYFVSADRDEVVDALPGTFSEDNPKKYSPITSGDYLAMRLNATYT, from the coding sequence ATGGAATCCAGCGTGCCTATTATTGATTTCAACGCCTTCCATGAGGGCACTTTTGAAGAGCGTCGCAGGGTCGGCGAAGAGGTCGTCAAGGCCATGTCGGAGGTCGGCTTTCTCTACATTGTGAACCACGGCATCTCGGCCGCCGACCAGGAGCGCATGTTTGAGTGGAGCAAGGCtttttttgagctttcAGAGGAGCAGAAACTCAAGTGCGAACATCCAAAAGACGGCGCACACCACCGTGGGTGGTCTCACGTGGGGAGAGAAAAAGTTGTGCAGATGGTGTTTGACCGGACAcagatcgagcagctgcgcaagATCCCGGACGTTAAGGAGTCGTTTGATCTTGGCAACGAGGAGACCAAGGAGTTGGAGAACTTCTGGCCGGACGAAACAGACATCCCAGCTTTCAAGGAGTACTGCCTCTACTACTTCAAGTTGTGCACCGTGCTGTCGAAGAAAATCCTGCGTGCCATTGCCTTGGGCATGGGCctcgacgaggagttccTGACATCTTACCACACGCGGTCCAACAACCAGCTCAGATTACTGCACTATCCGCCCACGCCGGTGGAGGACCTGAAATCGGGCAAGGCAGAGCGCATAGCAGCACATACGGACTTTGGAACGTTCACCATGCTATTGCAAGACTCGTGCGGCGGACTTCAGGTCGAGTCGCCACACAACAAGGGTCATTTTCTTCCAGCCCCGTATGTCCCTGGCTCGTTGGTGATCAACACGGGCGATTTCCTGATGAGATGGTCCAACGACAAACTCAAGTCCACTCTGCACCGCGTGACGGCCCCACCTGTCGACCAGGGCACCGGAATGACGAGAGTCAGGTACTCTATCCCCTACTTTGTGTCTGCAGACAGAGATGAGGTGGTGGACGCGCTTCCAGGTACGTTCTCCGAGGACAACCCGAAGAAGTACTCGCCAATTACTTCTGGAGATTATCTAGCTATGAGATTGAATGCAACATACACATAA
- a CDS encoding putative uracil permease has protein sequence MSQDWKVHDLGIPNPFNDPWIVRMIKNPEKLPASELFAVPKDENSEYDNDRWTNRDLIPIPKDRQTWTAMSYFGYWAVAGMGIPTWSMGSSALAYGLNCKQALAAIAGGAIIVGVIAVLIGIIGQKCRIGYTVSSRAAYGFYGCYLPIAIKSFIACIWQGLHFYYMGQALVGTIGSLAPTFITGTMGEAFSDWSPLTKNELLGVFLAIILFTVMMLIPPEKMQPMVHISFILQTGSFFGLMGWAIHANGGKLGPLWNREQTTSTGPGWAAFFMITNICGSNSGVLGQSDWTRYAKTRFAPNFSQIVTAPVTLFLTAAMGIFASAAMEPVLGDIYWNPVTLLPKLLTHYNFSPSVRAGVFFASFGIISGQLWQAVLLTACSTGMDISGFAPKYINIRRGSYVMTAIGLVCQPWKLLATSNTFLTVLSGFSVFVGPLVGGAIADFFVVRRMKYRMRDLYRCHDSIYWTRWGLNWRGLTSFAIGSLPTFPGLVCTAGNYPMPSGYEKFYNLTYLVGLLTTFVVHSLIGYFFPPPGVGLEAPYYEKDLEVETEILDSEKTNYVAKVVEDNSSSV, from the coding sequence ATGTCTCAAGATTGGAAAGTCCACGACCTGGGTATTCCAAACCCGTTCAATGACCCCTGGATTGTCAGGATGATCAAGAATCCCGAGAAGCTACCGGCATCGGAGCTTTTTGCTGTTCCGAAAGACGAGAACTCCGAATACGATAACGATCGCTGGACAAACAGAGATTTGATTCCAATACCAAAAGACCGTCAAACATGGACTGCCATGTCTTACTTTGGCTACTGGGCAGTTGCTGGAATGGGTATCCCTACATGGTCTATGGGATCCTCCGCCCTCGCTTACGGTTTGAACTGTAAGCAGGCTCTCGCAGCTATAGCTGGTGGTGCTATCATTGTCGGTGTTATTGCGGTGCTTATTGGTATCATTGGCCAAAAGTGTAGGATCGGCTACACTGTCTCCTCAAGAGCCGCCTACGGCTTCTATGGCTGCTACCTGCCCATCGCAATCAAATCCTTTATTGCGTGTATTTGGCAGGGTTTACATTTCTACTACATGGGCCAAGCCCTTGTGGGTACTATTGGTTCGCTAGCGCCGACATTTATCACTGGAACTATGGGCGAGGCTTTCTCTGACTGGAGTCCACTAACGAAGAACGAGCTTTTAGGTGTGTTTTTGGCAATCATCCTGTTTACCGTGATGATGCTTATTCCACCAGAGAAAATGCAGCCAATGGTGCATATATCGTTTATCCTCCAGACAGGATCTTTCTTTGGTCTCATGGGCTGGGCCATCCACGCCAACGGCGGCAAGCTGGGTCCTCTGTGGAACAGAGAGCAAACAACGAGCACTGGTCCAGGCTGGGCAGCGTTTTTCATGATCACCAACATTTGCGGGTCAAATTCAGGTGTTCTGGGCCAAAGTGACTGGACGAGATACGCGAAAACCAGGTTTGCACCAAACTTTAGTCAGATCGTTACCGCTCCTGTGACATTGTTCTTGACGGCAGCCATGGGCATTTTTGCTTCCGCCGCCATGGAGCCAGTGCTGGGTGACATTTACTGGAATCCAGTGACTTTGCTTCCAAAATTACTGACCCACTACAACTTTAGCCCTTCAGTGCGCGCTGGGGTGTTCTTTGCGTCCTTTGGAATTATCTCTGGACAACTGTGGCAGGCCGTGCTTCTTACAGCTTGCAGCACCGGAATGGACATTTCTGGATTTGCTCCGAAATATATCAATATCCGCCGCGGAAGCTACGTTATGACTGCTATCGGATTGGTTTGTCAGCCATGGAAACTTCTTGCCACCTCCAACACTTTCTTGACCGTCTTGTCCGGcttttctgtgtttgtggGTCCTCTTGTTGGGGGTGCCATTGCAGATTTCTTCGTTGTCAGAAGAATGAAGTATAGAATGCGCGATCTATACAGATGCCACGATTCTATCTACTGGACCAGATGGGGGCTCAATTGGAGAGGGCTGACTTCTTTTGCCATTGGTTCACTGCCAACTTTCCCTGGGCTTGTTTGCACAGCAGGAAATTACCCTATGCCTTCTGGCTACGAGAAATTCTACAATCTGACTTATCTTGTCGGACTGCTAACCACGTTTGTTGTGCATTCGCTAATTGGTTATTTCTTTCCTCCCCCCGGCGTGGGACTCGAAGCCCCATATTATGAGAAAGACTTGGAGGTGGAAACCGAAATATTGGATTCGGAAAAAACTAACTACGTCGCAAAAGTCGTGGAGGACAACTCGAGCTCAGTGTAG
- a CDS encoding Urea active transporter gives MLEAPLPQGAGYAVVVGLGFVFSLGMIMTTFILRRYQKEIITAEEFVAAGRSVKTGLIAAAVVSSWTWAATLLQSCTQVYKNGISGGFYYASGATVQIILFAFIAIKAKQRAPEAHTYLEIVKARYGTTAHAVYMFFAIATNVLVTAMLLTGGSAVISDLTGMNTVAACFLLPVGVVVYTLFGGIKATFLTDYAHTIAIIVIILTFAFTTYVSGDVLGSTSKVYDLVIEAAKEKPIEGNAEGSFLTMNSRSGGIFFVINIVGNFGTVFLDNGYWNKAIASSPAAALPGYIFGGLAWFAVPWLVSTTMGLACVALEKTPAFPSYPNLLTADEVSAGLVLPSAAVAMMGKGGAVAALIMVFMAVTSASSAEFIAVSSIFSYDIYKGYINPSASGKRLIFTSHVSVVVFSLVMSGFATGLWYAGISMGYLYELMGIIISAAVFPAAMTLLSKKQNVHAVVWSPILGTAFAIMSWLVCTKKKFGSITVSNTFEDDAMLTGNVVALLSPLIFVPILTYAFGSQEFDWEILKTIRRVDETEEIIEATEPVTEDAEFQPVKSHMTAIAHDIYEQKKATAAAEEEELLRKASKIAGYTCLFMAISLLVLWPMPMYGSKYIFSKKFFTGWVTVGIIWLFFSAFIVIIYPLWEGRHGIYVSMRGIYWDLTGQTWKLREWQNEHPEELHVVRSQVSAEIAHERAGGIDQAIERLSEKD, from the exons ATGCTAGAagctcctcttcctcaagGCGCAGGATATGCCGTTGTCGTTGGACTCGGCTTTGTGTTTTCTCTCGGAATGATTATGACTACATTCATTCTCCGAAGATACCAAAAAGAGATTATCACTGCTGAAGAGTTTGTGGCCGCTGGGCGGTCTGTTAAAACTGGTTTGattgcagcagcagttgTGAGTTCCTGGACTTGGGCTGCCACACTGCTACAATCGTGCACCCAGGTGTACAAGAACGGTATTTCTGGAG GTTTCTACTATGCCTCGGGTGCTACCGTGCAAATTATTCTGTTTGCGTTTATTGCcatcaaggccaagcagaGGGCCCCGGAAGCTCACACATACCTGGAAATTGTCAAGGCCAGATATGGAACCACTGCCCATGCAGTTTACATGTTCTTTGCCATTGCCACAAACGTTCTGGTGACTGCTATGCTTCTCACGGGAGGTTCTGCCGTCATCAGTGACTTGACTGGCATGAATACTGTTGCTGCCTGTTTCCTGCTGCCGGTTGGTGTCGTTGTGTACACCTTGTTTGGTGGAATCAAGGCTACTTTCCTGACTGATTACGCTCACACCATTGCCATCATCGTCATTATTCTCACATTTGCATTCACCACCTATGTTTCCGGAGACGTTTTAGGATCCACAAGCAAAGTGTATGACTTGGTTATTGAGGCCGCCAAGGAGAAGCCGATCGAGGGCAATGCCGAGGGGTCCTTCCTCACCATGAATTCTCGGTCTGGaggaatatttttcgtcATCAACATTGTCGGAAACTTCGGTACTGTTTTCCTTGATAACGGATACTGGAACAAGGCCATAGCCTCCAGTCCTGCCGCAGCCTTGCCGGGATACATTTTTGGCGGCCTTGCATGGTTCGCTGTTCCTTGGCTTGTGTCTACCACTATGGGTCTTGCCTGTGTTGCTCTCGAGAAGACACCGGCATTTCCTTCCTATCCAAACCTGCTCACGGCTGATGAAGTGTCTGCAGGTTTGGTGCTACCAAGCGCCGCCGTTGCCATGATGGGAAAAGGCGGTGCGGTTGCTGCGTTGATTATGGTCTTTATGGCCGTCACCTCTGCCTCCTCTGCTGAATTCATTGCCGTctcctcaattttctcCTACGATATCTACAAAGGCTACATCAACCCTTCGGCGTCCGGAAAAAGACTCATTTTCACCTCGCACGTGTCAGTCGTGGTTTTTTCCCTAGTGATGTCTGGCTTTGCTACCGGCTTATGGTATGCAGGCATCTCGATGGGATACCTGTACGAGCTTATGGGTATCATTATTTCCGCCGCTGTTTTCCCTGCCGCTATGACTCTGCTatcaaaaaaacaaaatgTTCACGCCGTTGTCTGGTCGCCTATTCTTGGAACAGCCTTCGCCATCATGAGTTGGCTTGTGTGCACAAAAAAGAAGTTTGGAAGCATAACTGTGTCCAACACTTTTGAGGACGATGCCATGCTGACAGGTAACGTTGTTGCTCTGCTCTCACCATTGATCTTTGTGCCAATCCTGACTTATGCTTTTGGATCGCAGGAGTTTGACTGGGAAATTCTCAAAACCATTAGAAGAGTGGATGAGACTGAGGAAATCATTGAGGCCACCGAGCCTGTCACTGAGGACGCAGAGTTCCAGCCTGTCAAGTCGCATATGACCGCCATTGCTCACGACATCTACGAGCAAAAGAAAGCtactgctgctgccgaagaggaggaacTTCTCAGAAAAGCCTCCAAAATTGCCGGATACACCTGTTTGTTTATGGCAATCTCGCTGCTTGTGCTTTGGCCAATGCCAATGTACGGAAGCAAATacattttctccaagaaattCTTCACGGGATGGGTGACTGTTGGCATTATCTGGTTATTCTTTTCTGCCTTCATTGTCATTATCTACCCGTTGTGGGAAGGAAGACATGGAATATATGTTTCCATGAGAGGAATATACTGGGACCTCACTGGACAAACTTGGAAACTTAGAGAGTGGCAGAATGAGCATCCTGAGGAACTGCATGTTGTTCGCAGTCAGGTGTCTGCTGAAATTGCTCACGAAAGAGCCGGAGGAATTGATCAGGCCATTGAACGCCTCTCTGAAAAAGATTGA